The proteins below come from a single Procambarus clarkii isolate CNS0578487 chromosome 26, FALCON_Pclarkii_2.0, whole genome shotgun sequence genomic window:
- the LOC123756920 gene encoding calcium-binding protein P-like, whose amino-acid sequence MILVAARCQALRPARGYASQARRQEVRPARHAARRYAQPGTPPGGTPSQARRQEVRPARHAARRYAARRYAQPGTPPGGTPPGCTPPGGTPSQEARPARRHAQPGGTPPGGTPPGGTPSQEARPARRHAQPGGTPARRHAQPGGTPSQEARPARRHAARRYAQPGGTPPGGTPSQEARRQEARPARRHARRRHAPARRHAQPGGTPSQEARPARRHAQPGGTPSQEARPSQEARPSQEARPARRHGPARRHARPGGTPPGGTPSQEVRPARRHAQPGGTPSQEARPARRHAQPGGTPSQEARPSQEARPARRHAQPGGTPSQEARPARSTPSQEARPARRHAARRYAARRYAQPGGTPPGGTPPGGTPSQEARRQEVRPARRYAQPGGTPPGGTPSQEARRQEVRPARRHAARRYAQPGGTPPGGTPSQEARARRHAARRHAARRYAQPGGTPPGGTPSQEARPARHAARRYAQPGTLPGGTPSQARCQAVRPARHAARRYAQPGTPPGGTPSLHQAAYTTTDTKR is encoded by the coding sequence atgattcttgtagcggcACGCTGCCAGGCGTTACGCCCAGCTAGGGGGTACGCCAGCCAGGCACGCCGCCAGGAGGTACGCCCAGCCAGGCACGCCGCCAGGAGGTACGCCCAGCCAGGCACGCCGCCAGGAGGTACGCCCAGCCAGGCACGCCGCCAGGAGGTACGCCCAGCCAGGCACGCCGCCAGGAGGTACGCCGCCAGGAGGTACGCCCAGCCAGGCACGCCGCCAGGAGGCACGCCGCCAGGATGTACGCCGCCAGGAGGTACGCCCAGCCAGGAGGCACGCCCAGCCAGGAGGCACGCCCAGCCAGGAGGCACGCCGCCAGGAGGCACGCCGCCAGGAGGCACGCCCAGCCAGGAGGCACGCCCAGCCAGGAGGCACGCCCAGCCAGGAGGCACGCCAGCCAGGAGGCACGCCCAGCCAGGAGGCACGCCCAGCCAGGAGGCACGCCCAGCCAGGAGGCACGCCGCCAGGAGGTACGCCCAGCCAGGAGGCACGCCGCCAGGAGGCACGCCCAGCCAGGAGGCACGCCGCCAGGAGGCACGCCCAGCCAGGAGGCACGCCCGCAGGAGGCACGCCCCAGCCAGGAGGCACGCCCAGCCAGGAGGCACGCCCAGCCAGGAGGCACGCCCAGCCAGGAGGCACGCCCAGCCAGGAGGCACGCCCAGCCAGGAGGCACGCCCCAGCCAGGAGGCACGCCCCAGCCAGGAGGCACGCCCAGCCAGGAGGCACGGCCCAGCCAGGAGGCACGCCAGGCCAGGAGGCACGCCGCCAGGAGGTACGCCCAGCCAGGAGGTACGCCCAGCCAGGAGGCACGCCCAGCCAGGAGGCACGCCCAGCCAGGAGGCACGCCCAGCCAGGAGGCACGCCCAGCCAGGAGGCACGCCCAGCCAGGAGGCACGCCCCAGCCAGGAGGCACGCCCAGCCAGGAGGCACGCCCAGCCAGGAGGCACGCCCAGCCAGGAGGCACGCCCAGCCAGGAGCACGCCCAGCCAGGAGGCACGCCCAGCCAGGAGGCACGCCGCCAGGAGGTACGCCGCCAGGAGGTACGCCCAGCCAGGAGGCACGCCGCCAGGAGGCACGCCGCCAGGAGGTACGCCCAGCCAGGAGGCACGCCGCCAGGAGGTACGCCCAGCCAGGAGGTACGCCCAGCCAGGAGGCACGCCGCCAGGAGGTACGCCCAGCCAGGAGGCACGCCGCCAGGAGGTACGCCCAGCCAGGAGGCACGCCGCCAGGAGGTACGCCCAGCCAGGAGGCACGCCGCCAGGAGGTACGCCCAGCCAGGAGGCACGCGCCAGGAGGCACGCCGCCAGGAGGCACGCCGCCAGGAGGTACGCCCAGCCAGGAGGCACGCCGCCAGGAGGTACGCCCAGCCAGGAGGCACGCCCAGCCAGGCACGCCGCCAGGCGGTACGCCCAGCCAGGCACGCTGCCAGGCGGTACGCCCAGCCAGGCACGCTGCCAGGCGGTACGCCCAGCCAGGCACGCTGCCAGGCGGTACGCCCAGCCAGGCACGCCGCCAGGAGGTACGCCCAGCCTCCACCAGGCGGCCTACACGACGACTGACACCAAGCGTTAA